TGCCAGAGCCTGGGAATGAGTATGTGGAGGCAATCAGAATATAATATCAGGACATTTAAAAAACTGTTTCGGCAAGCTCAGCGATTAAAACATTCCACTTCAAAAGATGAACAGAAAAAGACCAAAAGGGCTCAACTGATTGTTGAAGCCCACAGATTATATATCGAAGCTGCTGAACAATTCATTCAAAAGGCGAATTTGACCATTGAAACCATTGGCTCATCTAATCCGATATGCGTAGCGCAGATAAAAGAACTGATAGAATATATCGACCATGCAATCCTGCAAGTGGATCTGATTCAGCGGCGTGTTATTCAGGGTGAAAAGATACCACATGCCGAAAAGGTCTTTTCTATTTTTGAACCCCATACGGAATGGATTTCAAAGGGGAAGGCCGGTGTCCCCCAGGAATTGGGTCTGCGGGTTTGCATTGTAGAGGATAAATATGGCCTCATACTGCACCATCAAGTGATGGAGAAAGAAACCGATGATAAAGTAACCGTTCCCATTATTAATGCGGCTCAAAATAAATTTAACAACCTCAGGGGATGCAGCTTTGATAAAGGCTTTTATAGTCCTGCTAATAAAAAGGAGCTGAAAGGGATGTTGGATATTTTGGTGCTCCCGAAAAAGGGAAAACGGAACAAAACTGAACTTGAAGAGGAAACAGCAGATGTTTTCATCCAGCACCGAAAAAAACACTCTGCAGTGGAATCAGCAATCAATGGTCTGGAAAACCATGGTTTAGACCGGTGTCCGGATAGTGGCATCCTTGGATTTAAACGATATGTCAGTCTTTCGATTTTGGCAAGGAACCTCCAGATCATCGGGCACCATATACAACAAAAGGAATTGAAAAAGCTTCAACGGACAGAACGGCGCAAAGCCTCTTAAACCCGGCAATCACAAAGAAAAAGAGCACGACCAACAGTAGAGTTGCGTCCGAAATCAAGTAAATTTCAAAATGAACCGCTGAAATTAAAGTGACCACCACATTTTTTATCAGGAGGGGTAGGCGATGACGAAAATTTGACCAGCCTGCCGAGCCTCAATGAGTCAGATATCAGGGTTTCCGTTCAGGCACTAAATATGACACAGGCAATTTCAAAATCTAAAGACACACTCTTTTTGCTTTTTGAAAGGCCCCATGAAGTCATCGTGCAATTGATTAAGGACCTTCATGCTCTATTTATGGGGGCAACAGAACCCATTAGGCCTGGGCGTAAATTCAAAAGGGAGCATAAGATCAACAAACAGGAGCACTACATGGGGTATAAGCCTTGCCGCTAACTTTATGACATTGCCCTGGTATTTGTATAAGGTACACCATCTATATATGTTCCTATACTTGAAGAATTTGTAGCCGTGACTTCGGCAGAAAGCCCTCTGATACTCGGAGTATACATACCCGCTCCTCCTACGCTGAACTGCTGAAAGTTAGGTACATAATCTGCGATATCACTGATAGTTTTTATATCGTTATCCTCTATATCAAATTCATCAAGTACACTTATAGAGATGGGTACTTCTTGTACATTTTCTTCCCTTTTTTGTGCCGTTACCGTTATCTCTCCCAGATTCATTTCCATACGGGCTTGTTGACGTCCGGACTTTTCCGTATTGTTTTCCTGCTGTTTTGAGCTGGGTTGTTTTTCCGTGGAGTCCTTTTTCTTTAAAACAGCGGTGTTGTTGTCTGCCATTTGAAAGGTTAAATCGGTTCCAAGCAGGATTTGTTGTAAAGCATCATCGTGGGACGCGTTTTGGGCACCGGGGCTGTTTTTACCTTCTATCAGTTCGTTTGAATATAAGGTATTTCTACCCGTGGCTTTGGAATATGCGTCCAATACATCTTGCAAGGTCCCGGGTTTGATCGTAATGGATGCCTGGCCGGCTATGACGGGTATGGCAAATAAAAGCAATAAAATAATGGTGGTGCAAAAACTTATCCTGACGGTTGTACTATTCATTTTTCAACTCTCCCTTTTTATGTTGACGTTGTCGTTTCGCTCCCACGCAGAGCATGGGAACCAGGTGCCTGCCGGTGATTTCAAAAGTACTATAAGTTCAGGTCGTGTTTCTCACGAATTACGACCTGATTATGATCATGGCCTCAGAAGATAACTTAACAAGGATGTGAAAACTAACGCCGGCATCACTATTATTGACGTTGACGTCACTAAATGGTGAGAGGCAAGAACAAAAGGTTATTTTCGTAGCTTGCCCGGAGCGACCCCGAACATAGACTTAAAGGCCTTGGTGAAATAACTCAGGTTGGTATAGCCGACCATCAATGCCGCTTCAGTGACGTTGGTCTCGCCACCCTGCAGTAGTTGCATGGCTGCCTGCAGGCGGTGGTTACGCAGATATTCAAAGGGAGATCTCCCGAAAACCTGTCGAAAACAGCGGTGCAGCTTGTTCCGGTTCAATCCGACCGACCGGGTCAGGGTCATGATATCCGGCGGGTTTTCCAGGTCATGGACAAGCAATCGGGCGGCATAATGAACCCGTTCGGTATCCGAGGCGTTTATGCCTGTTCCGTCGCAACCGCAAGGACAGATCTGTTCCAGCTTATGGGCCAGCAGTTCCATGGCCTTGCCCTCCAGAAAAATCCGCTGGGTCATGCCGCAATACGGGCAATGCAGCATCTGCTTCAAAATTGCCAGCATTGCCGGCGTTATGGCATCGACCATGCGACAGGGAGCTTTTTTTTCGAGACTTTTCAGCACCGTGTAAAAGCGATCTTCATCTCCGTTGGCCAATGTGAATAAATGGTCGGCATCCAGCATCAGGGCAATCCTTAACATCTGTTTGCCATTAATCGTTTCAATACACTCTCCAGTCTTTGGAAAAGAAAAAAAGCCTCCAGTTCCAGCTTTAATCTGAAACGGCCGGTCAAAGCCGGCCGGCTGGTAATCGGAGCGACCATTAAGGCAAAAGCTAAAACAAATGCAAGATTTTTCTATGAATGTCTGAAAAAGGGCCGGCTGTTTGAGCTGCGGCTCAACGGTAAACAACCGAAGTCCAGAGGCGAAGGAAAGAATATCGATGCCCCCCTTTCCAACCGATGAGGGCATATCGATTCTGACGTGATTTGGACTTTGCGTTATTTGCGAAGGGCCGAATGGGACTGGTTTCATATTAGTTTGTACTTACAACCCCGGATCGTTGTTTAATGGTAAGCAGGGAGAATATACCGGCAAAGAATATAATTGCGCCAGCTGACCAATCCTTTCATAAAAATCATAAAAAAATTCCCTGCCCAGGACCGTTGCCTTGTTTGGAACTGCCCCTAAGTCATGGAGCGCCTAAATTAATTTAGTTCATATAACAATATAAGAAAGCTCAAATCAATATATTTTTCACTTTTTCACAGGGTGCGGCCTTTTGCTTGATTCTGAACCGGTTAAAAGGATCATTCCGTTTTGTTAAACAAGCATCGTACACAATCCGGTACCTGCGACAAATGAAGGCGAAGGGGATCTGACCAAACAGATTAAACCCTAACGTTGGGGTAAAATCAAAAGTCGTGATGAGGTGGGCAAACTGGTTTAATCTTTTTGTGGAAAAAATCAGGATCATCATTTCAGATATCTTTGCAAACGCATCAAACCTGAAGTCGTCTGCCGACAACCCGCTCAATGTCTCCCATGAGATGGCCCAGGGCGCGGCTCAAATGTGGGATAAAGCCGGCGGCGTGGCCGTTGCCGCCAATGAGATCAAAGATCTGGCCCACCAGACCGCCCAGGCCACACAGGGCATTAAGGAACAAATCAATGTCATAAACGCTTAAGTTTATGACATTAGCGTAAGGCTTATTAGTTGGGGGGTTCCCGACGTAGTAATACCAAGGTCCACAAAACGGTATAATTTTTCAGAACACCTCCCAGAAAAAAAGCGTTCAATGACAGGAGTAGGGTTGGTAAATTTCATCATGCAGGCATACTTGAATATACCCATTTTCAAATTGCATCATTTAATTAAAGATACCCCTTGTGCTGCAGATACATGACCACCTTTACAAGCAACGGGATCACAAGAAAAAGCGTAAATATTCTCACCAAATGAAAAAATGCCACAAACGACCCGTTATGATTTTCGGATTGAGCTAAAATGGCCATGCCCGTCATGCCTCCCGGAGAAAAGCCGAACAGGGCCGTACCAAAATCCACCAACCCAAGCTTGTTGGCCAGGAACGCCATGCACAAGGCCACCGTCAACAGAACAATGGTGCTTAAAATTGCCATGGGCATTATTTTGAGCCCCAAAGTCAAAAGGGAGCGGTCAACGGTAACCCCAAGGGTAATGCCCAGCATAATTTGAATGCCTGTGCTTACAGACGACGGCAGAACAATTCCTTTGGGTAAAAAGAGAACCGTCATCCCAGTGAACAGCATAGACCCTACCACAGCACCACCAGGCACATTAAAGCGTTGTGCCAAAAGGCCCCCAACCGTCCCCACCACAATAACCAGCAAGTACCTTTCCATAGCTTCCATCCTGCTAAAATAAATATCCATACCTATATCATGCGTGACCCTAAATCAAGTCATGGCGCAGAGCAAAGTGCGGAAAGTCTATATAGACCGGTTGATATGACAACACGCCTGGCGGAACTTGAAACCAAGCATGCAGCTTTCACTCGATGATCGAGTTTTAGGATGCATTATATTTTTTAGTGACAAGGTTCAATTTCTGCATTCTGTAAGTCAACGTTTTTCGAGCTATATTCAACTGTCGGGCTGCCGCTGAAATGTTCCACCGGCCCGTGCCCGGAAAGCTGGTAGCCCGGAGCGCTTCCAGGTATCTTTCTTTTTCAATTTCGTCATCGGCAGACCTATTGGAAAAAACCTTGTTTGAAATCAATGCACCGTCTTGATCATCGAAACGCGCTTTTTCCTGCATTGCTTTATGAAACCAGGGTGGAAAGTGTTCAGGATAAATTTGAAATTGATCACTTATGGCGGCTGACGCCATAACCGC
Above is a window of uncultured Desulfobacter sp. DNA encoding:
- a CDS encoding AbrB family transcriptional regulator — protein: MERYLLVIVVGTVGGLLAQRFNVPGGAVVGSMLFTGMTVLFLPKGIVLPSSVSTGIQIMLGITLGVTVDRSLLTLGLKIMPMAILSTIVLLTVALCMAFLANKLGLVDFGTALFGFSPGGMTGMAILAQSENHNGSFVAFFHLVRIFTLFLVIPLLVKVVMYLQHKGYL
- a CDS encoding AraC family transcriptional regulator codes for the protein MPSSVGKGGIDILSFASGLRLFTVEPQLKQPALFQTFIEKSCICFSFCLNGRSDYQPAGFDRPFQIKAGTGGFFSFPKTGECIETINGKQMLRIALMLDADHLFTLANGDEDRFYTVLKSLEKKAPCRMVDAITPAMLAILKQMLHCPYCGMTQRIFLEGKAMELLAHKLEQICPCGCDGTGINASDTERVHYAARLLVHDLENPPDIMTLTRSVGLNRNKLHRCFRQVFGRSPFEYLRNHRLQAAMQLLQGGETNVTEAALMVGYTNLSYFTKAFKSMFGVAPGKLRK
- a CDS encoding ISNCY family transposase (programmed frameshift) → MTFGQTPIDQIKIDMRARDEIPKLLLGLQHIFCHKTLRQKVFEILETIVPEDVNSKNGRPGMDLWKILVMGTVRLNCNWDYDKLQEIVNNHKTIRQMLGHGLMDDDDMYALQTLKDNVQLLTPEILDEINTLVVKEGHKLLGKKKDQALMGKCDSFVVETDVHYPTDINLLFDAIRKTIQSAAVICQSLGMSMWRQSEYNIRTFKKLFRQAQRLKHSTSKDEQKKTKRAQLIVEAHRLYIEAAEQFIQKANLTIETIGSSNPICVAQIKELIEYIDHAILQVDLIQRRVIQGEKIPHAEKVFSIFEPHTEWISKGKAGVPQELGLRVCIVEDKYGLILHHQVMEKETDDKVTVPIINAAQNKFNNLRGCSFDKGFYSPANKKELKGMLDILVLPKKGKRNKTELEEETADVFIQHRKKHSAVESAINGLENHGLDRCPDSGILGFKRYVSLSILARNLQIIGHHIQQKELKKLQRTERRKAS
- a CDS encoding TonB-dependent receptor plug domain-containing protein; its protein translation is MNSTTVRISFCTTIILLLLFAIPVIAGQASITIKPGTLQDVLDAYSKATGRNTLYSNELIEGKNSPGAQNASHDDALQQILLGTDLTFQMADNNTAVLKKKDSTEKQPSSKQQENNTEKSGRQQARMEMNLGEITVTAQKREENVQEVPISISVLDEFDIEDNDIKTISDIADYVPNFQQFSVGGAGMYTPSIRGLSAEVTATNSSSIGTYIDGVPYTNTRAMS